The following proteins are encoded in a genomic region of Pseudomonadota bacterium:
- a CDS encoding DUF2905 domain-containing protein — MNKKLISLGLLLVLGGVLWPLLGKFPLGRLPGDIFVRKGNLSFYFPVTTCLLLTVVILFFFWLFRK, encoded by the coding sequence ATGAATAAAAAGCTGATCAGCCTTGGTCTTCTTCTCGTTTTAGGGGGAGTTTTGTGGCCTTTGTTAGGCAAATTTCCTCTGGGCAGGCTTCCCGGCGACATTTTTGTTCGAAAGGGGAACCTGAGTTTTTATTTTCCGGTTACCACCTGTTTGTTGCTCACGGTGGTGATCTTGTTTTTTTTCTGGCTTTTCAGAAAATAG
- a CDS encoding amino acid permease, translating into MSSPTLKASLSLPLVILYGMGTILGAGIYVLIGEVAGVAGFGTPLSFLLAALLAALSAFSYAELSSRFPRSAGEAVYVVEGLGWQWLAIFVGFLVILVGVTSAATIVRGFVGYLWVFIYVPLPLALAVLVSGLGFIAWWGVLESVLIAGLLSLFEAFGLLMVIWVSRNSLAGLPAVWPEIVASTHGGWLAAIIPGAFLAFYAFIGFEDMVNVAEEVKNPRRTLPLAIVLVLVLTSILYFAVSLAAVLAVAPAEPAGQKAPLSHLYAVCTGRRPVAITIIGMFAVVNGALIQIIMASRILYGMSVQGWFPKVIGRIHSRTRTPHIATLIIAIGIMIFALWLPLVVLAEATSFITLVIFSLINLSFIRVKFREPRPAGVVVYPLWLPWRD; encoded by the coding sequence ATGTCATCCCCGACGCTGAAAGCCTCTCTTTCTCTGCCCTTGGTGATTCTTTACGGCATGGGCACGATTCTTGGTGCCGGCATCTATGTTCTGATCGGCGAAGTGGCCGGAGTTGCCGGTTTCGGTACCCCCCTGTCGTTTCTTCTGGCCGCGCTGTTGGCCGCGCTTTCCGCCTTTTCCTATGCGGAGTTGTCGTCGCGTTTTCCCCGGAGCGCCGGTGAAGCCGTTTATGTCGTGGAGGGCCTCGGCTGGCAATGGTTGGCCATCTTCGTGGGTTTTCTGGTGATTCTGGTGGGGGTTACCTCTGCGGCTACCATTGTCCGGGGTTTTGTCGGTTATCTTTGGGTTTTTATCTATGTGCCCTTACCCCTGGCCCTGGCGGTTCTGGTTTCAGGGCTGGGGTTCATTGCTTGGTGGGGAGTGCTTGAGTCGGTCTTGATCGCCGGCCTCTTAAGCCTGTTTGAAGCGTTTGGACTCTTGATGGTGATCTGGGTGAGTCGGAACAGCCTGGCCGGACTTCCTGCGGTCTGGCCGGAGATTGTCGCCAGCACTCATGGGGGTTGGCTTGCCGCCATTATCCCCGGGGCTTTTCTGGCGTTTTATGCCTTTATCGGTTTTGAAGATATGGTTAACGTGGCCGAGGAGGTGAAGAATCCTCGGCGTACGCTGCCGCTGGCTATTGTCCTGGTGCTGGTTCTGACGAGCATCTTATACTTCGCCGTATCCCTGGCCGCAGTGCTGGCGGTAGCACCGGCGGAACCCGCCGGTCAGAAAGCGCCGCTTTCACATCTCTACGCGGTTTGCACCGGTCGTCGGCCCGTTGCCATAACCATAATCGGTATGTTTGCCGTGGTCAACGGAGCTCTGATTCAGATCATCATGGCTAGCCGAATACTATACGGCATGAGCGTCCAGGGTTGGTTTCCGAAGGTCATCGGCCGGATTCATTCACGGACTCGAACTCCCCATATCGCCACCCTGATTATCGCCATCGGAATCATGATTTTCGCCCTCTGGCTGCCATTGGTCGTTCTGGCCGAGGCCACCAGTTTTATCACCCTGGTCATCTTCAGTCTTATCAATCTGTCGTTTATCCGGGTTAAATTTCGCGAACCCAGGCCCGCAGGCGTTGTCGTCTATCCCCTCTGGTTGCCGTGGCGGGACTGA